The Halorussus rarus genome includes the window TCGACGACGCCGGTGAAGTCGGCGGCGTGGGCCACCGGCAGCGCCCGCATTATCTCGGCCTTCCGGGGCGTGAGGTCGGCGAGCGTCCCGAACGCCTCGTCGGTCGAGACCGTCGAGTGGAAGCCCAGCGTCGCGCAGCCGTCGATCTCGGCCAGGAGGTCGTGGGCCAGCCGCTCCTCGTGGACCTCGCTGTCGGGGTCGCCCGGGAACACCCGATTCACGTCGGCCTCGACGTAGCGCTCGCCCGCGTCCAGCGCCCGCTCGTTGGCGACGATCAGCTTCACCGGTCGCTCGACCGCGTCGGCGAGATCCGATTCGAGGAACCGCTCGATGGCGCGGACGCCGCACGGTTCGTCGCCGTGGATGGCGCCCGCGACCGCTACCTCCGGCGTGCCGTCGCCCAGCGTTTCGACCCGCATTGTCGGTCGGTATCGGTTCGACCGGAAAAATCGTTCCGGCCCCGGTGACCCTTGCGGTCGCGTGCCGGCGCGTGCGACCGCGGAGTGACCCTCGCGACGACGAGCGACGGTGGCGACGCCGGAGGTTTATCCGTCCGCGCCTCCCACGGCGAGCCATGACACCCACCGTGACCCCGCTGTGCTGCGGCTCGCTGACGATGGACAAGAGCGTCCTCGTCGCCGGGGAGACCGGCGTCGAGATCGTCGCGCCCTCGCTCTCGTTCCTCGTCGAGGCCGAGCGGACGGTGCTGGTCGACACCAGCTTCGGCGACGTCGACCGGATGAACGACCTGCATCCGGGGTTCGACTGCCGGCGCGACGACGGCCAGACCGTCGAGGCGGCGCTCGCCGGCGAGGGGTACGAGCCGGGCGACGTGGACGCGGTCGTGCTCACGCACCTCGACTGGGACCACTGCTACAACCTCGACACCTTCGTCGATGGGGGCGCGACCGTCTACGTCCAGCGCCGGGAGTTGGCGTACGCCATCGCGCCCTACCCGATGCACGCGACCCGGTACGAGGCCAAGTCGCTCGGCCGCGAACCCCCGTGGCTCTCTGTCGACCTGACGCCCGTGGAGGGCGAGACCGAAATCTGCTCGGGCGTCACGGTGTTCCCGACGCCGGGCCACACGGTCGGCCACCAGTCGGTCGCGGTCGACACGGACGAGGGGACGACCGTGATCGCGATGGACGCGATCCCGACGTTCGAGAACCTCGACGGCGGGGACGACGCTCCCTTCCGCCGCGGGGGCGCCGTGAACGACTTCGACTGGTGGGCCAGCGCGAAGGAGGTCGCCGAGCGCGCCGACGAGATTCTGCCCGGCCACGAGTGGGCGCTGGTCGACGCGGGCCCCGAGGCGACCGGGTGACCGTCTGAACCGACCGGACCGCCGACGCGACCCGGCGGGCGGACAGGCTTTTGGTCGTCTCCTCGCAACTATCGCCCCGATGGAGACGCCGGAGTACGGCACGCGCCGCGCGTACGGCCTCGTGATCGTCGCGGCGCTCGGGTACGGGTGCCTGATGTTCGTCTGGTTCTCGCTGCCGGCCTACCTCTCGACCGTTATCGCGGACATCGGACTGACCGGCACGCAGGCCGGGGTGCTGGTCGGCGCGGTCCCGCTGACGTACGTCCCGCTCGCGCTGGTCTCGGGAGTCGTCGTCGACCGCGTGGGGCCCGGCCGGAGCCTCGCGGCCGGCGTCCTGGTGTTCGGCGTCGCCCAAGTCGGCCGGAGCGCAGCACCGGGGTTCCCGTCGCTGCTCGCGGCCACGCTCCTGGTCGGGGTCGGCGCGACCGCCGTCACGTTCGGGCTCCCGAAGCTCGTCTCGGTGCTGTTCCCGCCCGAGCGCACGGGAACGCCCTCGTCGATCTACCTCATCGGCTCGTCGGCGGGGTCGGCCGCCGTGTTCGGCGTGGGTCGGCCGGTGCTCGGGCCGCTGCTGGGCGGGTGGCGCCCGCTGTTCTTCTGGAGCGGCGTCGTCGCGGTCGGCTACGCCGCCGTCTGGTACGCCGTCGCGCGGCGGGCCGGCATCGACGATAGCACCGCCGAGGGCGACGCGTCGTTCTCGATCGACTCGATCCGCCGCGACCTCCGGCTGGTTCTGGCCCACCGGGAGCTCCAGCTCGTCGTGGTCGTCGGGACGATGTACCTGCTCGTCAACCACGGCGTCCAGGGCTGGCTCCCGACCGTGCTGGAGGCCCGCGGGCTCCCGGCCGACCTCGCCGGCCGGACCGCGAGCGGCTTCGTCGCGTCGTTCGCGCTCGGCGTCGCGACCGTCCCCGCGGTCGCGGACCGGTACGCCGTCCGGCGGGCCGCCCTGGTCGCGTGCGGGCTCGTCGTGTTCGCCGGCGGCCTCGGGCTGACGGTCGGCGGCGTCGGTCCCCTCGCCTTCGTGGGCGTCGTCGCCACCGGGGTCGGCGTCGGCGGGCTCTCGCCGCTGGTTCGGGCGATTCCCCCGGAGCTCGACGGGGTCGGCTCGGAGCTCACGGGGACCGCGATGGGGTTCGTCTTCGCGGTCGGCGAGATCGGCGGCTTCCTGGGCCCCGTAATCGTCGGGACGTCCCGCGGGACCACTGGCTCGTTCGCCCCCGGACTGGGGTTGCTCGCCGCCGCCGGACTGGTCGTCGTCCTCGCAGGGGGCGCCCTGCGGCGGCTGCGTCGGTGACCGCGATGCGGAACGGAGACCGCGTCAATCGGCGGTGACCCACTACGAGGTCACAGGTATCGGACGATGTTGCCACCATGACGTGTCGATAAGGGCGTTCTGTTCGTTTGGCCAGACGACATGACGACGACTGACGAGGTGCTCCGAGCGGCAGACGCCGAGGACGTGGAGCTCGTCCGCATCGCGTTCGTCAACAACAGCGGGGTGCCCCGCGGCCGGGTCGTCGACCGGGACGGCCTCGACGGCGCCTTCGAGAGCGGCGTGAACGTCACCCGGGCGATGCAGTCGTTCAACGCGCTCGACCGGCTGGCGGCCGACGGTTCGTACGGGCCGGTCGGCGAGGTGCGGGTGGTGCCCGACCCCGAGACGTTCACCCCGCTGCCGTACGACGAGGGCGCGGCGTTCGCGCTGGCGGACCTCCGGACCCTCGACGGCGAGCCGTGGGCGGCCGGGCCGCGCGCGCAGTTGAAGCGGTACCTCGACGAGGTGGCCGACCGGGGGTTCTCGCCCGCGGCGGCGTTCGAGAGCGAGTTCTACTACCTCCGGGAGACCGAGGACGGCGACCTCGAACCGTTCGACGAGACGACCTGCTTCTCGACCGCCGGAATGCGCAGCGCCCACGACGTGATCTCGGACACGGTGGACGCGCTCAAGGCCCAGGGGATGGGCCTGGCGGCGTACTACCCCGAGTACGGCCCCGGCCAGCAGGAGCTCGTGGTCGACCACGACACCGGCGTCGCGGCCGCGGACAACTACGTCCTGTTCAAGGAGACGGTCGACGCGGTGGCCGACGACCACGGGCTGGCGACCAGCTTCCGCCCGAAGCCCTTCCCGCAGCTGCCCGGGTCGGGCTGTCACGTCCACCTCTCGCTGTGGCGCGACGGCGAGAACGCGTTCCACGACCCGGACGCCGACGGCCACTACCCGCTGAGCGAGACCGGCCGCCACTTCGTCGGCGGCGTGCTCGACCACGCCCCGGCGCTGGTGGCGCTGACCGCGCCCACGGTCGAGTCCTACGACCGGCTCGCGCCCGGCATGTGGTCGTCGGCGTTCGCCTGCTGGGGCCGCGACAACCGCGAGGCCGCGGTCCGGGTCCCCTCGGTCGACTCGCGGAAGCCGGCCGCGACAACCCGCATCGAGTTCAAGCCCGCCGACAACACCGTGAATCCCTACCTGGTCCAGCTCGGCCTGCTCGCTGCCGGGCTCGACGGTGTGGACCGCGAGCTCGACCCCGGCGAGCCGCTCGACCGCGACCCCTCGGACCTCAGTGACGAGGAGCGCGAGTCGCAGGGAATCGAGCGACTCCCCGCCACCCTGAAGGAGGCGGTCGAGGCGCTCGCCGACGACGACGTGCTCCGCGAGGCGATGGGCGACCCCCTGTTCGAGTCGTACGTCGAGGTCAAGCGCAGCGAGTGGGAGCAGTCGACGGACGACGAGGGCGAGTGGGAGTCGGAGTACCTCGCGAGAGGGTTCTGAGAAAAGAGAGCGACTGCGAAAATCAGTCTTCGGAACCGTTCTACCGCCTCACTCCGCACCGTTGAGCTCGATGTACTGCGCGCCGATGATGCGGTCGTCGGCCTCCAGCGCCTCCTTGGCCTCGTCCGGGGGCGACTCGTCGAGCGTGTAGACGGTCAGCGCCTCGCCGCCGATGGCCTCGCGGGCGTTGAACATCCCCGCGATGTTGACCTCGTGCTCGCCCAGCACGGTGCCGATGAACCCGATGACGCCCGGTTCGTCCTTGTTGCGGGCCACCAGCATGTGGCCGTGTGGGATGGCGTCGACCCGGTAGTCGTCGACGCGGACGATGCGGGGGTCGTCGCCCGCGAACAGGGTGCCCTCGACGCTGACCGACTCGTCGCCGCCCGAGACGGTCACCCGGACGAGGCTCTGGAAGTCCTCGGTCTGGCGGGTCTTGGACTCGGTGACCTCGACGCCGCGGTCCTCGGCGATCTGCGGGGCGTTGACCGCGTTGACCTGCCACTCCAGGGGCTGGAACACGCCCTTCTGG containing:
- a CDS encoding N-acyl homoserine lactonase family protein — its product is MTPTVTPLCCGSLTMDKSVLVAGETGVEIVAPSLSFLVEAERTVLVDTSFGDVDRMNDLHPGFDCRRDDGQTVEAALAGEGYEPGDVDAVVLTHLDWDHCYNLDTFVDGGATVYVQRRELAYAIAPYPMHATRYEAKSLGREPPWLSVDLTPVEGETEICSGVTVFPTPGHTVGHQSVAVDTDEGTTVIAMDAIPTFENLDGGDDAPFRRGGAVNDFDWWASAKEVAERADEILPGHEWALVDAGPEATG
- a CDS encoding MFS transporter; the protein is METPEYGTRRAYGLVIVAALGYGCLMFVWFSLPAYLSTVIADIGLTGTQAGVLVGAVPLTYVPLALVSGVVVDRVGPGRSLAAGVLVFGVAQVGRSAAPGFPSLLAATLLVGVGATAVTFGLPKLVSVLFPPERTGTPSSIYLIGSSAGSAAVFGVGRPVLGPLLGGWRPLFFWSGVVAVGYAAVWYAVARRAGIDDSTAEGDASFSIDSIRRDLRLVLAHRELQLVVVVGTMYLLVNHGVQGWLPTVLEARGLPADLAGRTASGFVASFALGVATVPAVADRYAVRRAALVACGLVVFAGGLGLTVGGVGPLAFVGVVATGVGVGGLSPLVRAIPPELDGVGSELTGTAMGFVFAVGEIGGFLGPVIVGTSRGTTGSFAPGLGLLAAAGLVVVLAGGALRRLRR
- the glnA2 gene encoding gamma-glutamylputrescine synthetase codes for the protein MTTTDEVLRAADAEDVELVRIAFVNNSGVPRGRVVDRDGLDGAFESGVNVTRAMQSFNALDRLAADGSYGPVGEVRVVPDPETFTPLPYDEGAAFALADLRTLDGEPWAAGPRAQLKRYLDEVADRGFSPAAAFESEFYYLRETEDGDLEPFDETTCFSTAGMRSAHDVISDTVDALKAQGMGLAAYYPEYGPGQQELVVDHDTGVAAADNYVLFKETVDAVADDHGLATSFRPKPFPQLPGSGCHVHLSLWRDGENAFHDPDADGHYPLSETGRHFVGGVLDHAPALVALTAPTVESYDRLAPGMWSSAFACWGRDNREAAVRVPSVDSRKPAATTRIEFKPADNTVNPYLVQLGLLAAGLDGVDRELDPGEPLDRDPSDLSDEERESQGIERLPATLKEAVEALADDDVLREAMGDPLFESYVEVKRSEWEQSTDDEGEWESEYLARGF